From a region of the Mytilus galloprovincialis chromosome 3, xbMytGall1.hap1.1, whole genome shotgun sequence genome:
- the LOC143066552 gene encoding uncharacterized protein LOC143066552, with product MVIGSNKCPTGYSCAAGAADEFFACCPTKPSPSPPPPSTLPGKSKPGSCPKPKPGTAGICLQRCNGDFDCPGNAKCCSNGCGNECSAPEDNDPKCRVGQPLSNVFCGRGPNRRDCPKGYYCNVHPTDKYAVCCRNDNVPICRVGQPLSNINCGRGLNRQNCPRGYYCNVHPTDKYAVCCRNVYMLPG from the exons ATGGTGATTGGATCTAACAAATGTCCTACTGGATATTCTTGTGCAGCAGGAGCTGCTGATGAATTCTTTGCATGTTGTCCAACAA AACCTTCACCATCACCGCCACCGCCATCAACACTTCCTG GAAAATCAAAACCAGGGTCCTGTCCAAAGCCCAAACCAGGAACGGCGGGTATTTGTCTTCAGAGATGCAATGGAGATTTTGATTGTCCAGGAAATGCAAAATGTTGTTCTAACGGCTGCGGAAATGAATGTTCTGCTCCTGAAG ATAATGATCCAAAATGTAGAGTTGGACAACCTCTATCTAACGTTTTCTGTGGACGTGGTCCAAATCGACGGGATTGTCCAAAGGGATATTACTGCAACGTTCATCCTACCGATAAATATGCTGTGTGTTGCCGAAATG ATAATGTACCAATTTGTAGAGTAGGACAACCTCTATCTAACATTAACTGTGGACGTGGTCTGAATCGTCAGAACTGTCCAAGGGGATATTACTGCAACGTTCATCCTACTGATAAATATGCGGTGTGTTGTAGAAATG tttacaTGCTACCTGGTTGA